From Nicotiana tabacum cultivar K326 chromosome 20, ASM71507v2, whole genome shotgun sequence, one genomic window encodes:
- the LOC107832809 gene encoding cyclic dof factor 1 gives MSEVRDPEIKLFGQTIGLTQERGLWNRKSSSYSTSTASNEDKITSKGEFTQSKQDNELVDPTADSLVEPETSSGISDELKINDADKETLSPKSAEEEDSSDQEKTLKKPDKLVPCPRCNSMETKFCYYNNYNVNQPRYFCKNCQRYWTAGGTMRNVPVGSGRRKNKSSSTSNYGMHLPALRANGTVLTFGSDEPLCDSMAGNDQSNGVCSTSSVLTEKENNSSTHDLKIFQAFHPQVPYFQGAPWPYSGFPGSFYPAQPYWGCTLASPWNVPWLSSDQSVHNTGPSSPTLGKHSRENEGERCVLIPKTLRIDDPNEAAKSSIWSTLGIKNEKIDSVRGARLFKAFNTKADHRNRESDASFVLQANPAALSRSLNFRESTQ, from the exons ATGTCAGAAGTTCGAGACCCTGAGATTAAGCTGTTTGGTCAAACGATTGGTTTGACACAGGAAAGAGGTCTATGGAATCGAAAAAGCTCGTCGTATTCAACTTCAACTGCTTCAAATGAAGATAAG ATCACTTCAAAAGGAGAATTTACACAAAGCAAACAAGATAATGAACTTGTCGATCCAACTGCAGACTCGTTGGTTGAACCAGAAACATCATCCGGTATAAGTGATGAACTTAAGATAAATGATGCGGATAAAGAAACACTATCGCCAAAATCTGCCGAGGAGGAAGATTCGAGTGATCAGGAAAAGACACTCAAGAAGCCTGACAAATTAGTTCCATGTCCGCGATGTAATAGCATGGAAACAAAGTTCTGTTATTATAACAATTACAACGTAAACCAGCCTCGTTATTTTTGCAAGAATTGCCAGAGATATTGGACTGCTGGTGGAACAATGAGGAATGTGCCTGTTGGTTCTGGCCGCCGCAAGAACAAAAGTTCTTCCACTTCAAATTATGGAATGCATCTTCCTGCTTTAAGGGCGAACGGGACTGTCCTAACATTTGGATCAGATGAACCCCTTTGTGATTCCATGGCTGGGAATGATCAATCAAATGGAGTTTGTAGTACATCCTCAGTTTTAACTGAGAAAGAAAACAATTCTAGTACACATGATTTGAAAATTTTTCAGGCATTTCATCCTCAAGTACCGTACTTTCAAGGCGCTCCGTGGCCTTATTCTGGCTTTCCAGGATCATTCTATCCAGCACAACCTTACTGGGGCTGCACTTTAGCAAGTCCTTGGAACGTACCGTGGCTATCTTCTGATCAATCGGTCCATAACACCGGTCCTAGTTCACCGACATTAGGAAAACATTCCCGGGAAAATGAAGGAGAGAGATGTGTACTGATTCCTAAGACATTAAGGATTGATGATCCAAATGAAGCGGCGAAAAGCTCTATATGGTCAACACTAGGTATCAAGAATGAGAAGATTGATTCGGTTCGTGGGGCTAGGCTCTTCAAAGCCTTTAATACAAAAGCTGATCATAGAAACCGTGAATCTGATGCTTCTTTCGTACTGCAAGCTAATCCAGCAGCCTTGTCTAGATCGCTTAATTTCCGCGAGAGCACACAATGA